In Saccharothrix violaceirubra, the following are encoded in one genomic region:
- the sucC gene encoding ADP-forming succinate--CoA ligase subunit beta, translating to MDLYEYQAKDLFAAHDVPVLPGDVASTPAEAKAIAERFGQTVVVKAQVKTGGRGKAGGVKLATTPDETQEKAEAILGLDIKGHIVHRVLVTPASDIAEEYYFSFLLDRANRTFLAMASVEGGMDIEEVAATKPEALAKVPVDAIKGVDRAKADEIVAAAKFPAEVADQVADVIVQLWDTFVSEDATLVEVNPLVRDPEGKIVALDGKVTLDTNADFRHPAHAELVDKQAEDPLEAKAKEKGLNYVKLEGQVGIIGNGAGLVMSTLDVVAYAGEKHKGVKPANFLDIGGGASAEVMANGLDIILGDPDVRSVFVNVFGGITACDAVANGIVQALQILGDSATKPLVVRLDGNNVEEGRRILADANHPLVTVVDTMDNAADKAAELAAAGV from the coding sequence GTGGACCTGTACGAGTACCAGGCGAAGGACCTCTTCGCCGCCCACGACGTCCCGGTACTGCCGGGCGACGTGGCGAGCACCCCCGCCGAGGCCAAGGCCATCGCCGAGCGCTTCGGGCAGACCGTCGTCGTCAAGGCCCAGGTCAAGACCGGTGGCCGCGGCAAGGCGGGTGGCGTCAAGCTCGCCACGACGCCGGACGAGACGCAGGAGAAGGCCGAGGCCATCCTCGGGCTGGACATCAAGGGCCACATCGTGCACCGCGTGCTCGTGACGCCCGCGTCCGACATCGCGGAGGAGTACTACTTCTCCTTCCTCCTCGACCGCGCCAACCGCACCTTCCTGGCCATGGCCAGCGTCGAGGGCGGCATGGACATCGAAGAGGTCGCCGCGACCAAGCCCGAGGCCCTGGCCAAGGTGCCCGTCGACGCGATCAAGGGTGTCGACCGCGCGAAGGCCGACGAGATCGTCGCCGCCGCGAAGTTCCCGGCCGAGGTCGCCGACCAGGTCGCCGACGTCATCGTGCAGCTCTGGGACACGTTCGTGTCCGAGGACGCCACGCTGGTCGAGGTCAACCCGCTCGTCCGCGACCCCGAGGGCAAGATCGTCGCGCTCGACGGCAAGGTCACGCTCGACACCAACGCCGACTTCCGCCACCCCGCCCACGCGGAGCTGGTCGACAAGCAGGCCGAGGACCCCTTGGAGGCGAAGGCCAAGGAGAAGGGCCTCAACTACGTCAAGCTCGAGGGCCAGGTCGGCATCATCGGCAACGGCGCCGGGCTGGTCATGTCCACGCTCGACGTCGTCGCCTACGCGGGCGAGAAGCACAAGGGCGTCAAGCCGGCGAACTTCCTCGACATCGGCGGCGGCGCGTCGGCCGAGGTCATGGCCAACGGCCTGGACATCATCCTGGGCGACCCGGACGTCCGCTCGGTGTTCGTGAACGTCTTCGGCGGCATCACCGCGTGCGACGCCGTGGCCAACGGCATCGTGCAGGCGCTGCAGATCCTGGGCGACAGCGCGACCAAGCCGCTGGTCGTCCGCCTCGACGGCAACAACGTCGAGGAAGGCCGGCGCATCCTGGCCGACGCGAACCACCCGCTCGTGACCGTGGTGGACACTATGGACAACGCGGCCGACAAGGCCGCCGAGCTCGCGGCTGCGGGGGTCTGA
- the sucD gene encoding succinate--CoA ligase subunit alpha, which produces MAIFITKDSKVIVQGITGAEGTKHTKRMLASGTNIVGGVNPRKAGQKVDFDGHVLPVFGTVKEAIEATGADVTVIFVPPAFAKAAVIEAIDSGIGLAVVITEGIPVHDTAAFWAHAVATGNKTRIIGPNCPGLISPGQSNAGIIPADITGPGKIGLVSKSGTLTYQMMYELRDFGFSTAIGIGGDPIIGTTHIDALAAFEADPDTVAIVMIGEIGGDAEERAAAYVKANVTKPVVGYVAGFTAPEGKTMGHAGAIVSGSAGTAQAKKEALEAAGVKVGKTPSETAALMREIMKSLG; this is translated from the coding sequence ATGGCGATCTTCATCACCAAGGACAGCAAGGTCATCGTCCAGGGCATCACCGGCGCCGAGGGCACCAAGCACACCAAGCGGATGCTGGCGTCGGGCACGAACATCGTCGGTGGCGTGAACCCGCGCAAGGCCGGGCAGAAGGTCGACTTCGACGGCCACGTGCTGCCCGTGTTCGGCACGGTCAAGGAGGCCATCGAAGCCACCGGCGCCGACGTGACCGTGATCTTCGTGCCGCCGGCGTTCGCCAAGGCGGCCGTGATCGAGGCGATCGACTCCGGCATCGGCCTCGCGGTCGTGATCACCGAGGGCATCCCGGTGCACGACACCGCCGCGTTCTGGGCGCACGCCGTCGCGACCGGCAACAAGACCCGGATCATCGGCCCGAACTGCCCCGGTCTGATCAGCCCCGGGCAGTCCAACGCGGGCATCATCCCGGCGGACATCACCGGCCCCGGCAAGATCGGCCTGGTGTCCAAGTCGGGCACGCTGACCTACCAGATGATGTACGAGCTGCGCGACTTCGGGTTCTCCACCGCCATCGGCATCGGCGGCGACCCGATCATCGGCACCACGCACATCGACGCCCTGGCCGCGTTCGAGGCCGACCCCGACACCGTCGCCATCGTCATGATCGGCGAGATCGGCGGCGACGCCGAGGAACGGGCCGCCGCGTACGTGAAGGCCAACGTCACGAAGCCGGTCGTCGGCTACGTCGCGGGCTTCACCGCGCCCGAGGGCAAGACCATGGGCCACGCGGGCGCGATCGTGTCCGGTTCGGCCGGTACCGCGCAGGCGAAGAAGGAGGCCCTCGAGGCCGCCGGCGTCAAGGTCGGCAAGACGCCGTCCGAGACCGCCGCGCTCATGCGGGAGATCATGAAGTCGCTCGGCTGA
- a CDS encoding DUF5336 domain-containing protein encodes MSVPYGAPQQQPGPAQPAVGVNLNLILPLAGAGLGVFAYLLSFADDVSSAGIEYLLAAAALSGLSVLPKAPKLLYAAAVFALVPFLGLIQNLIKSEADVQGMQIVILIIALLQTAAIAIALLLDAEVVKFTPKQANVYNQPGGWNPQSGAFPQQQVQHPQHPQQQYGPPSGQFNQPVQPQQPQQPGQPQPTSYLSQPGQFAQPPQAGPQHGQGTPPGGFTQPS; translated from the coding sequence ATGTCCGTCCCGTACGGCGCCCCTCAGCAGCAGCCGGGTCCGGCGCAGCCGGCGGTCGGCGTGAACCTGAACCTGATCCTCCCGCTGGCGGGTGCGGGTCTGGGCGTCTTCGCCTACCTGCTGTCCTTCGCCGACGACGTGTCGTCGGCCGGGATCGAGTACCTGCTGGCCGCCGCCGCGCTGTCCGGCCTGTCGGTGCTGCCCAAGGCACCCAAGCTGCTCTACGCGGCGGCCGTGTTCGCGCTCGTGCCGTTCCTCGGGCTCATCCAGAACCTGATCAAGAGCGAAGCCGACGTGCAGGGCATGCAGATCGTCATCCTGATCATCGCCCTGCTCCAGACGGCGGCGATCGCGATCGCGCTGCTGCTCGACGCCGAGGTCGTGAAGTTCACGCCCAAGCAGGCGAACGTCTACAACCAGCCCGGTGGCTGGAACCCGCAGTCGGGCGCGTTCCCGCAGCAGCAGGTCCAGCACCCGCAGCACCCGCAGCAGCAGTACGGTCCGCCGTCGGGCCAGTTCAACCAGCCCGTGCAGCCCCAGCAGCCGCAGCAGCCGGGTCAGCCGCAGCCGACCTCCTACCTGTCGCAGCCGGGCCAGTTCGCGCAGCCGCCGCAGGCCGGTCCGCAGCACGGCCAGGGCACGCCGCCCGGCGGTTTCACCCAGCCCAGCTGA
- a CDS encoding cell division protein PerM codes for MPVLPTTSHAATEYAVRPPEFSRAERVRVLTLTAAGSVVIGYAAVAALLALVSSTAAHAAFSTTGVLAAAAPGWLAAHHVPLRFDGGQLGVLPLLPTALVMLLVHRAAASAADRLGLFEPLQARAVVLGIAGAHATVGGLIAFLMGDEGEGVRATPAVAFFGCAAVSGVAALSGVAQRCGLVDLLFERVDPVARRGLRAAALGLSALVAAGALMFAVGLLVSWSTTSLLFDGTVGTGLGLFLLCLAYLPNALVGAVSFVVGSGFSIGVVQVGPLSSTGGPVPAVPLLAALPEQHVAVLPLVLILPGAVGVLVGWSLRDAAGRPAARARAVLVAAVASAVVVLVLAAVAGGALGGGVFNPVTIPAGLLALLTFGWVLVPGGIVAWFAGPKAGAEVEPDSGTAAAVVEPDADSDSDEPADEDLPEPVAEEDEPEAEDDADSDSEDDLDDDPEDHPDGDLTGESDDPEDLDDESDPDFVDEEDLDDYFDRDADDEAVTTDPDAHPDTDTDTESEEDLPGKRD; via the coding sequence ATGCCGGTGCTGCCCACGACTTCGCACGCTGCCACCGAGTACGCCGTCCGTCCGCCCGAGTTCTCCCGGGCCGAGCGGGTCCGCGTGCTCACGCTCACCGCGGCGGGATCGGTGGTCATCGGCTACGCGGCCGTCGCCGCGCTGCTGGCGCTGGTGTCCTCGACCGCGGCGCACGCGGCGTTCTCCACGACCGGCGTCCTGGCCGCCGCCGCGCCGGGCTGGCTGGCCGCGCACCACGTGCCGCTGCGCTTCGACGGCGGTCAGCTCGGCGTGCTGCCGCTGCTGCCGACCGCGCTGGTGATGCTGCTGGTGCACCGGGCCGCGGCGTCGGCGGCGGACCGGCTCGGCCTGTTCGAACCGTTGCAGGCCCGGGCCGTGGTGCTGGGCATCGCGGGTGCGCACGCGACGGTCGGCGGGCTGATCGCGTTCCTGATGGGCGACGAGGGCGAGGGCGTGCGGGCGACGCCGGCGGTCGCGTTCTTCGGGTGCGCGGCGGTGTCCGGCGTGGCCGCGCTGTCCGGCGTGGCGCAGCGGTGCGGGTTGGTCGACCTGCTCTTCGAACGGGTGGACCCGGTGGCGCGGCGTGGGCTGCGCGCGGCGGCCCTCGGGTTGTCCGCGCTGGTCGCGGCCGGTGCGCTGATGTTCGCCGTGGGGCTGCTGGTGTCGTGGTCGACGACGAGCCTGCTGTTCGACGGGACGGTCGGCACCGGGCTCGGACTGTTCCTGCTGTGCCTGGCGTACCTGCCGAACGCGCTGGTCGGGGCGGTGTCGTTCGTCGTGGGCTCGGGGTTCTCGATCGGGGTCGTGCAGGTGGGGCCGCTGTCGTCGACCGGCGGGCCGGTGCCGGCCGTGCCGCTGCTGGCCGCGTTGCCCGAGCAGCACGTCGCGGTCCTGCCGCTGGTGCTGATCCTGCCGGGCGCGGTCGGGGTGCTGGTGGGGTGGTCGTTGCGGGACGCGGCCGGGCGGCCGGCGGCGCGGGCACGGGCCGTGCTGGTCGCGGCGGTGGCGTCGGCGGTGGTCGTGCTGGTGCTCGCGGCGGTGGCGGGCGGTGCGCTCGGCGGTGGCGTGTTCAACCCGGTGACGATCCCGGCGGGGTTGCTGGCGTTGCTCACGTTCGGGTGGGTCCTGGTACCGGGCGGGATCGTGGCGTGGTTCGCCGGGCCGAAGGCCGGTGCCGAGGTGGAGCCCGACTCCGGGACCGCTGCCGCCGTCGTGGAACCGGACGCCGACTCCGACTCCGACGAGCCCGCCGACGAGGACCTGCCCGAGCCCGTCGCCGAAGAGGACGAGCCGGAAGCCGAGGACGACGCCGACTCTGACTCCGAGGACGATCTCGACGACGACCCGGAGGACCACCCCGACGGTGATCTCACCGGCGAGTCCGACGATCCCGAGGATCTCGACGACGAGTCCGATCCGGACTTCGTCGACGAGGAGGACCTCGACGACTACTTCGACCGGGATGCCGACGACGAGGCCGTGACCACCGACCCGGACGCCCACCCGGACACCGACACCGACACGGAGAGCGAGGAGGACCTGCCCGGCAAGCGCGACTAG
- the purN gene encoding phosphoribosylglycinamide formyltransferase, whose protein sequence is MSAATTLRLPVPTRVVVLVSGSGTLLQAVLDAAAAPDYPVEVVAVGADRTGIAGLDRAERAGVPTFAVRLRDHADRAAWDTALADAVAAHEPDLVVSAGFMKILGPSFLDRFGGRMVNTHPALLPAFPGAHGVRDALDYGVKATGATVHLVDAGVDTGPILAQEAVVVDPDDDVDSLHERIKVVERRLLVDVLARLAREGCTVDGRKVSIP, encoded by the coding sequence CTGAGCGCCGCGACCACACTCCGGCTTCCCGTCCCCACGCGCGTGGTGGTCCTCGTCTCCGGTTCCGGCACCCTGCTCCAGGCCGTGCTGGACGCCGCCGCCGCTCCCGACTACCCGGTCGAGGTGGTCGCCGTCGGTGCCGACCGCACCGGCATCGCGGGTCTCGACCGGGCCGAGCGCGCCGGTGTCCCCACGTTCGCCGTGCGGTTGCGCGACCACGCCGACCGCGCCGCGTGGGACACCGCCCTGGCCGACGCGGTCGCCGCGCACGAGCCCGACCTGGTGGTGTCCGCCGGGTTCATGAAGATCCTCGGACCGTCCTTCCTGGACCGCTTCGGCGGTCGGATGGTCAACACCCACCCCGCGCTGCTGCCCGCCTTTCCCGGTGCGCACGGCGTCCGCGACGCGCTCGACTACGGCGTGAAGGCGACGGGCGCGACCGTGCACCTGGTCGACGCCGGGGTGGACACCGGGCCGATCCTGGCCCAGGAGGCGGTCGTCGTCGACCCCGACGACGACGTGGACAGCCTGCACGAACGCATCAAAGTGGTGGAGCGGCGGTTGCTCGTCGACGTGCTCGCCCGCCTGGCCCGCGAGGGCTGCACCGTTGACGGACGAAAGGTGAGCATTCCGTGA